In one window of Ruminococcus hominis DNA:
- a CDS encoding RelA/SpoT family protein yields MAGTLEYQLLNKNLEIVDGHAVKNPEDYQDPEKLYQALIARVTKYHPSADISLIEKAYKIASEAHKEQFRKSGEPYIIHPLWVGIILADLEMDKETIVAGMLHDVVEDTVMTLDDITREFGSEVALLVDGVTKLGQLSYSKDKLEVQAENLRKMFLAMAKDIRVIIIKLADRLHNMRTLEFMTPEKQQEKARETMDIYAPIAQRLGISKIKIELDDLSLKYSNPQVYYQLVRDLNERKTKREEFVQQIVAEVSKHMENANIKAKVYGRVKHFFSIYKKMVNQNKTLDQIYDLFAVRIIVDTVKDCYAALGVIHEMYTPVPGRFKDYIAMPKANMYQSLHTTLIGPSGQPFEIQIRTEEMHKTAEYGIAAHWKYKESGDGTKGVAKNQEEEKLSWLRQILEWQRDMSDNREFLSLLKGDLDLFTEDVYCFTPNGDVKNLPNGSTPVDFAYAIHSAVGNKMVGARVNGKLVNIDYKIQNGDRIEILTSQNSKGPSRDWLNIVKSTQAKSKINQWFKKEFKEENIVRGRELIAAYCKAKAINLADVSKPKYLQIVQQKYGFRDWESVLAAIGHGGLKEGQVVNRLLEEYQKDHKKEITDETILETLSGVPSQKVHIAKSKSGIIVKGIDDMAVRFSKCCNPVPGDEIVGFVTRGRGMSIHRTDCVNMLHLSAAERERLIDAEWEGAGDNGGQYLAELKMYAHDRQGLLMDISKIFTEAKLDVKSMNVRTSKKGTATLDMGFIVHGRDELNRVIDKLRQVEGVLDIERTAS; encoded by the coding sequence ATGGCAGGGACATTAGAATATCAATTATTGAATAAAAATTTGGAGATCGTTGATGGTCATGCCGTCAAAAATCCGGAAGATTATCAAGACCCGGAAAAGTTATATCAGGCATTGATCGCCAGAGTGACCAAATATCATCCGTCTGCCGATATTTCATTGATTGAAAAGGCCTATAAGATTGCGAGTGAAGCACATAAGGAGCAGTTTAGAAAGTCAGGAGAACCCTACATCATTCATCCTTTGTGGGTAGGGATCATACTGGCAGACCTTGAGATGGATAAAGAGACGATCGTTGCAGGAATGCTTCATGATGTCGTGGAAGATACCGTGATGACACTGGATGATATTACGAGAGAATTCGGCTCAGAGGTGGCTCTTCTTGTAGATGGTGTTACAAAGCTGGGACAATTGTCTTATTCGAAAGATAAACTGGAAGTTCAGGCAGAGAACCTGCGTAAGATGTTTCTGGCTATGGCTAAGGATATCCGTGTCATTATTATCAAACTGGCAGACCGTCTGCATAATATGCGTACATTGGAATTTATGACACCGGAGAAGCAGCAGGAGAAGGCGCGCGAGACGATGGATATTTATGCACCGATCGCACAGCGTCTGGGTATTTCTAAGATTAAGATTGAGTTGGATGACCTTTCATTAAAGTATTCGAATCCACAAGTGTATTATCAGCTTGTAAGAGATCTCAATGAACGTAAGACAAAGCGCGAAGAATTTGTGCAACAGATTGTTGCAGAAGTGTCAAAACATATGGAGAATGCAAACATCAAAGCGAAGGTATACGGAAGAGTAAAGCATTTCTTCAGCATTTATAAGAAGATGGTAAATCAGAACAAGACATTGGATCAGATTTATGATTTGTTTGCGGTTCGTATTATCGTTGACACAGTAAAGGACTGTTATGCAGCTTTGGGTGTGATCCATGAGATGTATACACCGGTTCCGGGAAGATTTAAGGATTATATTGCGATGCCAAAGGCGAATATGTATCAGTCCCTTCATACGACTTTGATCGGACCATCCGGACAGCCGTTTGAGATTCAGATCCGTACAGAAGAGATGCACAAGACAGCTGAGTATGGTATTGCTGCTCATTGGAAATATAAAGAGAGCGGAGATGGAACGAAGGGTGTAGCAAAGAACCAGGAAGAAGAGAAGTTGAGCTGGCTGCGTCAGATTCTGGAGTGGCAGCGTGACATGTCAGATAACAGAGAATTTTTAAGTCTGTTGAAAGGTGATTTGGATCTCTTTACAGAAGACGTGTACTGCTTCACTCCGAACGGAGATGTGAAGAATCTGCCGAATGGCTCTACACCTGTGGATTTTGCGTATGCAATCCATAGTGCAGTGGGCAATAAGATGGTCGGAGCACGAGTGAATGGAAAGCTTGTAAACATTGATTATAAAATTCAGAATGGTGACCGTATTGAGATATTGACGTCACAGAATTCGAAGGGACCAAGCAGAGATTGGCTGAATATTGTAAAGAGTACACAGGCAAAGAGCAAGATCAACCAATGGTTTAAGAAAGAGTTTAAGGAAGAGAATATTGTTCGAGGACGAGAACTGATTGCAGCATATTGTAAGGCAAAAGCAATCAACCTGGCAGATGTCAGTAAGCCAAAATATTTACAGATCGTGCAGCAGAAATATGGATTCCGTGACTGGGAATCTGTATTGGCGGCAATTGGTCATGGAGGACTCAAAGAGGGACAGGTTGTGAACCGTTTGCTGGAAGAATATCAGAAGGATCACAAAAAAGAAATTACAGACGAGACGATTTTGGAGACATTATCAGGAGTGCCATCTCAGAAGGTTCATATTGCAAAATCGAAGAGTGGGATTATTGTCAAAGGAATCGATGATATGGCAGTGCGTTTTTCGAAATGCTGTAATCCGGTTCCGGGAGATGAGATTGTTGGTTTTGTAACCCGTGGTCGTGGTATGTCTATCCATCGTACAGATTGTGTGAATATGCTTCATTTGTCTGCGGCAGAGCGTGAACGTCTGATCGATGCTGAGTGGGAAGGCGCAGGTGATAATGGCGGTCAGTATCTTGCGGAGCTGAAGATGTATGCACATGACAGACAGGGGCTTTTGATGGATATTTCAAAGATATTTACAGAAGCAAAGCTGGATGTAAAATCTATGAATGTGCGTACAAGTAAAAAAGGAACAGCTACATTAGACATGGGATTTATCGTACATGGAAGAGATGAGCTGAACAGGGTTATCGACAAGCTCCGTCAGGTGGAAGGAGTACTGGATATCGAGAGAACTGCCAGCTAA
- the hisS gene encoding histidine--tRNA ligase has product MALKKKPVTGMKDMMPEEMEIRDYVIGLIQETYKSFGFSRIETPCVEHIENLCSKQGGDNEKLIFKILKRGEKLKIDQAKEEIDLVDGGLRYDLTVPLSRYYSNNANELPAPFKALQMGNVWRADRPQRGRFRQFMQCDIDILGEPSNLAEIELILATSTLLGKLDFHNFTIRINDRRFLKAMAAYSGFEEKDYDSVFITLDKMDKIGLDGVQKELEENGYAKESVEKYLQIFKEITNDVEGVRWCKEKLAGYLPEEAAQSLEMIITSVESAKEAEFKMSFDPTLVRGMSYYTGTIFEISMDEFGGSVGGGGRYDEMIGKFTGQDTPAVGFSIGFERIVMLLLERGYKIPTTKVKKAYLLEKKLPQEKILEVLEAAKTERAAGKQIMLLNMKKNKKFQKEQLQQQGYEEIVEVFNR; this is encoded by the coding sequence ATGGCATTAAAGAAGAAACCAGTTACAGGTATGAAGGACATGATGCCGGAAGAGATGGAAATCCGGGATTATGTGATTGGATTGATCCAGGAGACTTACAAGTCATTTGGATTTTCCAGAATTGAGACACCATGTGTAGAACATATTGAGAACCTTTGCAGTAAGCAGGGAGGAGACAATGAAAAATTGATCTTCAAGATTTTAAAACGTGGTGAGAAACTGAAGATCGATCAGGCAAAAGAGGAAATCGACTTGGTAGATGGCGGGCTTCGTTATGACTTAACTGTTCCGCTTTCAAGATATTATTCCAATAATGCAAATGAATTGCCGGCACCATTTAAGGCACTTCAGATGGGGAATGTATGGAGAGCTGACCGTCCGCAGAGAGGACGTTTCCGTCAGTTTATGCAGTGCGATATTGATATTTTGGGCGAGCCATCTAATCTGGCTGAGATTGAGCTGATCCTGGCAACATCTACATTGCTTGGAAAACTTGATTTCCATAACTTTACAATCCGTATCAATGACCGCCGATTCTTAAAAGCAATGGCTGCATACAGCGGATTTGAAGAGAAAGATTATGATAGCGTATTCATTACTCTGGATAAGATGGACAAGATTGGTCTGGATGGAGTTCAGAAGGAGTTAGAGGAAAATGGCTATGCGAAAGAATCAGTCGAAAAATATCTTCAGATTTTTAAAGAGATTACGAACGATGTCGAGGGCGTACGCTGGTGTAAAGAGAAACTGGCTGGGTATCTCCCGGAAGAAGCGGCACAGTCGCTGGAGATGATCATTACAAGTGTAGAAAGTGCGAAAGAGGCTGAGTTTAAGATGAGCTTTGATCCAACACTTGTAAGAGGTATGTCTTATTATACAGGAACAATTTTTGAGATTTCAATGGACGAGTTCGGCGGTTCTGTCGGAGGCGGCGGACGCTATGATGAGATGATCGGTAAGTTTACCGGTCAGGATACACCGGCGGTTGGATTTTCAATTGGATTTGAGCGTATTGTTATGCTGCTTTTGGAACGTGGATACAAGATCCCGACAACGAAGGTGAAAAAAGCATATTTGCTTGAGAAGAAGCTTCCACAGGAAAAAATCCTGGAAGTATTAGAGGCTGCAAAAACTGAGCGTGCTGCAGGAAAACAGATCATGCTTTTGAATATGAAGAAGAATAAGAAATTCCAGAAAGAGCAGCTTCAGCAGCAGGGATATGAAGAAATCGTAGAAGTTTTCAACAGATAA
- a CDS encoding MBL fold metallo-hydrolase — translation MRIKKFVIGMIGTNCYVVSNENTKECFIVDPAVCDKNVISYIETEGLSLKAILLTHGHFDHIMGIDGMREKFQVPVYASEKEQEILQDARLNLSAAYGGGYTFSDATCVRDGEELEIAGMKIKVIETPGHTAGGCCYYIAEEEALFSGDSLFCASIGRTDFPTGSSSQLVRAVRDKLLVLPEETMVYPGHMEETTIGYERKHNPFI, via the coding sequence ATGAGAATTAAGAAATTTGTGATAGGCATGATTGGGACGAACTGCTATGTGGTAAGCAATGAGAATACAAAAGAGTGTTTTATTGTAGACCCGGCAGTTTGTGACAAGAATGTTATATCTTATATAGAAACAGAAGGATTGAGCTTGAAAGCAATCCTTCTGACACATGGACATTTTGACCATATTATGGGAATTGACGGTATGCGTGAGAAGTTTCAGGTGCCGGTGTATGCGTCTGAGAAGGAACAGGAGATATTACAGGATGCAAGGTTGAATTTGTCCGCGGCATATGGCGGAGGATATACATTTTCTGATGCAACATGTGTGCGTGATGGAGAGGAACTGGAGATTGCCGGCATGAAGATAAAAGTAATCGAGACGCCGGGACATACAGCTGGCGGATGCTGTTATTATATTGCAGAAGAAGAGGCGCTTTTTAGCGGTGACAGTTTGTTCTGCGCATCAATCGGGAGAACCGATTTTCCAACCGGAAGCAGTTCACAGCTTGTAAGAGCGGTGAGAGATAAACTGCTCGTGTTACCGGAAGAGACGATGGTTTATCCGGGACATATGGAAGAAACGACAATTGGATATGAGCGGAAACATAATCCGTTTATTTAA
- the hemZ gene encoding coproporphyrinogen dehydrogenase HemZ: MIQIQCKETLYTYNLYHITKAFFPNAEIKQCVDAEQEPLVRIELDDGSCFLLDAKEFEENQKKEDAQEKKKIVTKMVYRFLSEKTGQEMAWGMLTGVRPTKLAMHQMENGMNEAQAKAFLQEVYCVSEKKAGLAVDIACREKTLLSKLDYLNGFSLYVGIPFCPSICSYCSFSSSPIDVWSPRMDDYLNALCIELRHIAKETEGKTLNTIYIGGGTPTTLTAKQLEKLLNVVDELFLNEERGAELLEYTVEAGRPDSITKEKLEVICRHPVTRISVNPQTMQQKTLDLVGRKHTVQAVKDIFHLARELGFDNINMDLIAGLPGENAEDMRDTLRQIEELSPDSLTVHSLAIKRAARMAQEQPVRDLHTEITEMVEDAAKTAEKLGLVPYYLYRQKNIAGNFENVGYAKADKAGIYNILIMEEKQTIYAAGAGATTKIVLPEKIKTENGKETNLIRIENVKNIEEYIARIDEMIKRKSN, translated from the coding sequence ATGATTCAAATTCAATGTAAAGAAACATTATATACTTATAACTTATATCATATAACGAAAGCGTTTTTCCCAAATGCGGAAATCAAACAATGTGTCGATGCAGAGCAAGAACCGTTGGTCCGGATTGAGCTGGATGACGGCTCTTGTTTTTTGCTGGATGCGAAGGAGTTTGAGGAGAATCAAAAGAAGGAAGATGCACAGGAGAAGAAAAAAATAGTAACTAAAATGGTGTACCGGTTTTTATCTGAAAAGACAGGGCAGGAGATGGCGTGGGGAATGCTTACCGGAGTTCGCCCGACAAAGCTTGCGATGCATCAGATGGAAAATGGAATGAACGAAGCACAGGCAAAAGCATTTTTACAGGAAGTGTATTGTGTGTCAGAGAAGAAAGCAGGGCTGGCTGTTGATATTGCATGCAGAGAGAAGACATTGCTTAGCAAACTGGATTATCTAAATGGGTTTAGTTTATATGTTGGAATTCCATTTTGCCCAAGCATCTGCTCTTATTGTTCATTTAGTTCTTCACCGATTGATGTGTGGAGTCCACGTATGGATGATTATCTGAATGCACTTTGCATCGAGCTTCGCCATATCGCAAAAGAGACAGAAGGAAAGACGCTCAATACGATTTATATCGGAGGAGGAACGCCGACAACTCTTACAGCCAAGCAGTTGGAAAAATTGTTAAATGTAGTTGATGAGTTATTCTTAAATGAAGAACGTGGCGCAGAGCTTTTGGAATATACGGTGGAAGCGGGAAGACCTGATAGTATTACGAAAGAAAAACTGGAAGTGATATGCAGGCATCCGGTGACACGTATTTCGGTTAATCCGCAGACAATGCAGCAGAAAACGTTGGATCTTGTTGGAAGAAAACATACCGTTCAGGCTGTGAAGGATATTTTCCACCTCGCAAGAGAGCTGGGATTTGACAACATTAATATGGACCTTATTGCAGGACTTCCGGGAGAAAATGCAGAAGATATGAGAGATACACTTCGCCAGATTGAAGAATTATCTCCGGATAGTCTGACAGTACATTCTCTGGCAATCAAACGTGCTGCCAGAATGGCACAGGAACAGCCGGTGAGAGATTTGCACACAGAAATCACAGAGATGGTAGAGGACGCGGCAAAAACGGCAGAAAAGCTTGGATTAGTTCCGTATTATTTATATAGACAGAAAAATATTGCGGGTAATTTCGAAAATGTCGGTTATGCAAAAGCCGATAAAGCAGGAATTTACAATATACTGATCATGGAAGAAAAACAAACTATTTATGCAGCCGGGGCAGGCGCAACAACAAAGATTGTGTTACCTGAAAAAATTAAGACAGAAAATGGGAAAGAAACAAATCTGATCCGTATAGAAAATGTAAAGAATATTGAAGAGTATATTGCTCGTATTGATGAGATGATCAAACGGAAAAGCAATTGA
- the recJ gene encoding single-stranded-DNA-specific exonuclease RecJ, translated as MEKWFVTMKKADFYQIGEMFQISPILARLIRNREMVTKDEIEFYLNGTIADLYDGMLMKDMDKAVTILKEKIQANEPIRVIGDYDIDGVNATYILQEGISNLGGDVDTDIPDRIKDGYGLNKALIDRAIEDGIDTIITCDNGIAAMDEIAYGKQQGLTIIVTDHHEVPYIDVGDGKEYLLPHADAVIDPHREDCPYPFKGLCGAAVSYKLIEALYGVMQKDAEDVDYLMENVAIATIGDVMDLTGENRIFVKQGLEMLKRTSNEGLKALMECTGVPVDSLNAYHIGFVIGPCINAGGRLDTAKRALNLLNAKTRREAVMLAEDLKALNDSRKEMTEKGVEQAVALIENTSLKEDKVLVVYLPDCHESIAGIIAGRIREKYYRPVFVLTQGEEDVKGSGRSIEAYNMFEEMNKCRALFTKFGGHKLAAGLSLKEENVERFRESINECANLTEDDLTEKISIDMQLPLRYVNESLIQELELLEPFGKGNPKPLFAEKNLKVIDPRIIGKNKNVLKFKVQDKDGYEMDAICFGDVEGCLETIEQSETMAFTYYPSINEFRGERTIQMVVQNYNPSK; from the coding sequence ATGGAGAAGTGGTTTGTGACGATGAAGAAGGCGGATTTTTATCAGATTGGTGAAATGTTTCAGATTTCTCCCATTCTTGCACGCCTGATCCGAAATCGTGAGATGGTAACAAAGGATGAAATCGAGTTTTATCTAAATGGAACGATAGCCGATCTGTATGATGGAATGTTAATGAAAGATATGGATAAGGCAGTCACAATATTAAAAGAAAAAATCCAGGCAAATGAGCCGATCCGTGTAATAGGAGACTATGATATTGACGGTGTCAATGCGACATACATTTTACAGGAAGGAATCTCGAATCTTGGCGGGGATGTCGATACGGATATCCCGGACAGGATCAAGGATGGATATGGGCTGAATAAAGCGTTGATCGATCGTGCGATCGAAGATGGGATTGACACAATCATAACCTGCGACAATGGCATTGCGGCGATGGATGAAATCGCATATGGCAAACAGCAAGGCTTAACGATCATTGTGACAGATCATCATGAAGTACCTTATATAGATGTCGGGGACGGAAAAGAGTATTTATTACCACATGCAGATGCGGTGATAGACCCGCACAGGGAAGATTGTCCATATCCATTTAAAGGGCTGTGCGGGGCTGCGGTTTCTTATAAACTGATAGAAGCTCTTTATGGTGTGATGCAAAAGGATGCGGAAGATGTTGATTATTTGATGGAAAATGTTGCGATTGCGACGATTGGCGATGTGATGGATTTGACCGGAGAAAATCGCATTTTCGTAAAACAGGGATTAGAAATGCTTAAAAGAACGAGCAATGAAGGCTTGAAAGCATTGATGGAATGTACCGGTGTGCCGGTGGATTCTTTGAATGCGTATCACATCGGATTTGTGATTGGGCCATGCATCAACGCAGGCGGGCGTCTGGATACAGCGAAGAGAGCTTTGAATTTGTTAAATGCAAAGACAAGAAGAGAAGCGGTGATGCTTGCGGAAGATTTGAAAGCGCTCAATGACAGCCGAAAGGAAATGACAGAAAAAGGCGTGGAACAGGCGGTTGCTTTGATTGAAAATACTTCATTAAAAGAAGATAAGGTGCTGGTTGTCTATTTGCCGGACTGTCATGAAAGTATAGCCGGTATCATTGCGGGGCGTATCCGTGAGAAATATTATCGTCCGGTATTTGTGCTGACACAGGGCGAAGAGGATGTAAAGGGGTCCGGTCGCTCAATTGAGGCTTATAATATGTTTGAAGAAATGAATAAATGCAGGGCATTGTTTACAAAATTCGGAGGACATAAGCTGGCAGCCGGATTATCTTTGAAAGAAGAAAATGTGGAACGATTCCGCGAGTCGATCAATGAATGTGCAAATCTGACAGAGGATGATCTGACAGAAAAAATTTCGATTGACATGCAGCTCCCACTTCGATATGTGAACGAAAGTCTGATTCAGGAGCTGGAGCTTTTGGAACCATTTGGCAAGGGAAATCCAAAACCATTATTTGCAGAGAAAAATCTGAAGGTGATCGATCCTCGTATTATCGGAAAGAATAAAAACGTATTGAAATTCAAGGTGCAGGACAAAGACGGATATGAAATGGATGCGATCTGTTTTGGTGATGTAGAAGGATGCCTGGAAACGATTGAGCAAAGTGAAACGATGGCATTTACTTATTATCCATCGATCAATGAATTTCGAGGTGAGAGAACGATTCAAATGGTAGTTCAGAATTATAATCCTTCAAAGTAA